Proteins from a single region of Trypanosoma brucei brucei TREU927 chromosome 7, complete sequence:
- a CDS encoding deoxyuridine triphosphatase, putative: MKNARRVSLSPLILRSLAELQDGLNTVVDKNWRQLRRPGDWSLAITMEAAELLDSYPWKWWKNVKAQPDLQNVKIELTDILHFSLSGAMQVSDENSGAVHKAEAGSNGESGKHWCYFDQPRALPAAGGAEYVACVETPGSSLSAPVSADECDLADFMFFPLSDTNNALASFQNIIRLASLQRFQLVTSAVIAAADDIGFNLVAYYVAKHTLNGIRQMKGYKDGTYVKVQKGVEDNELLHGCISPFSLDDVTNEGNYKTKWDDIMHRVYDAFGTPKEERLNIGHWLKS; encoded by the coding sequence ATGAAGAACGCCCGCAGAGTGTCACTTTCACCGTTGATTTTGCGGTCACTCGCTGAACTTCAGGACGGCCTCAACACCGTAGTTGACAAGAATTGGAGGCAGTTGCGGCGACCGGGTGACTGGTCACTGGCTATTACTATGGAAGCTGCGGAATTACTCGACTCTTATCCGTGGAAGTGGTGGAAGAATGTGAAGGCACAACCAGACCTACAAAATGTGAAGATTGAGCTCACGGACATTCTGCATTTTTCCTTGTCGGGTGCCATGCAGGTGAGTGACGAAAACTCGGGGGCGGTCCACAAAGCCGAGGCAGGCTCGAATGGAGAATCAGGGAAGCATTGGTGCTACTTTGACCAACCTCGTGCGCTGCCCGCAGCAGGGGGAGCAGAATATGTGGCATGCGTCGAAACCCCAGGTTCCTCTCTTTCAGCGCCCGTGTCTGCTGACGAGTGTGACCTGGCGGACTTTATgttcttccccctctctgATACAAATAACGCACTAGCAAGTTTTCAGAACATTATTCGACTAGCCAGCCTTCAACGATTCCAACTCGTGACATCAGCCGTTATCGCAGCTGCGGACGATATTGGTTTCAACCTCGTTGCCTATTATGTGGCGAAACATACACTCAACGGTATCCGTCAGATGAAGGGCTACAAAGATGGCACGTACGTAAAGGTGCAAAAAGGCGTGGAGGACAATGAGCTACTCCATGGGTGCATATCTCCGTTTTCCCTTGACGACGTGACTAACGAAGGGaattacaaaacaaaatgggaTGACATCATGCACCGCGTTTATGATGCCTTTGGTACCCCGAAGGAGGAGCGGTTAAACATTGGGCACTGGCTAAAGTCGTAA
- a CDS encoding 60S ribosomal protein L23a (similar to SP:P41165: 60S ribosomal protein L23A (L25). {Trypanosoma brucei brucei} (PMID:8177742)) gives MPAKAASAAASKKNSAPKSAVSKKVAKKGAPAAAAKPTKVVKVTKRKAYTRPQFRRPHTYRRPATVKPSSNVSAIKNKWDAFRIIRYPLTTDKAMKKIEENNTLTFIVDSRANKTEIKKAIRKLYQVKTVKVNTLIRPDGLKKAYIRLSASYDALDTANKMGLV, from the coding sequence ATGCCCGCTAaagctgcttctgctgctgcttcgaagAAGAACAGTGCGCCCAAGAGCGCTGTTTCGAAAAAGGTGGCCAAGAAGGGtgcgcctgctgctgctgcgaaaCCCACGAAAGTGGTGAAGGTAACGAAACGCAAGGCATACACCCGTCCGCAGTTTCGCCGCCCGCACACGTACCGCAGGCCCGCGACCGTGAAACCCAGCAGCAACGTAAGTGCCATTAAGAATAAGTGGGACGCGTTCCGGATCATCCGCTACCCCCTCACCACTGACAAGGCGATGAAGAAGATTGAGGAGAACAACACCCTAACCTTCATTGTGGATTCTCGTGCTAACAAGACTGAGATCAAGAAGGCGATCCGCAAATTGTATCAGGTTAAGACGGTGAAGGTGAACACACTCATTCGACCTGACGGCTTGAAGAAGGCCTATATTCGCCTGTCTGCGTCATACGATGCGCTCGACACGGCAAACAAGATGGGTCTTGTTTAG
- a CDS encoding 60S ribosomal protein L23a, putative: MMISFAQGSGVLVWGEWGSQLHRLQTTVIMISYPFFHYWISPPVFCRLLSLRLTRTMPAKAASAAASKKNSAPKSAVSKKVAKKGAPAAAAKPTKVVKVTKRKAYTRPQFRRPHTYRRPATVKPSSNVSAIKNKWDAFRIIRYPLTTDKAMKKIEENNTLTFIVDSRANKTEIKKAIRKLYQVKTVKVNTLIRPDGLKKAYIRLSASYDALDTANKMGLV; the protein is encoded by the coding sequence ATGATGATATCTTTTGCCCAAGGATCGGGGGTGCTTGTGTGGGGAGAGTGGGGTAGCCAGTTGCATCGCCTTCAGACGACTGTTATCATGATTTCATATCCCTTTTTCCATTATTGGATTTCCCCACCTGTTTTCTGTAGGCTTCTTTCTCTAAGGTTGACGCGAACGATGCCCGCTAaagctgcttctgctgctgcttcgaagAAGAACAGTGCGCCCAAGAGCGCTGTTTCGAAAAAGGTGGCCAAGAAGGGtgcgcctgctgctgctgcgaaaCCCACGAAAGTGGTGAAGGTAACGAAACGCAAGGCATACACCCGTCCGCAGTTTCGCCGCCCGCACACGTACCGCAGGCCCGCGACCGTGAAACCCAGCAGCAACGTAAGTGCCATTAAGAATAAGTGGGACGCGTTCCGGATCATCCGCTACCCCCTCACCACTGACAAGGCGATGAAGAAGATTGAGGAGAACAACACCCTAACCTTCATTGTGGATTCTCGTGCTAACAAGACTGAGATCAAGAAGGCGATCCGCAAATTGTATCAGGTTAAGACGGTGAAGGTGAACACACTCATTCGACCTGACGGCTTGAAGAAGGCCTATATTCGCCTGTCTGCGTCATACGATGCGCTCGACACGGCAAACAAGATGGGTCTTGTTTAG